CTCGTCGGTGCGCAGGCGCAGCAGGCCGCGGATGGTCATCAGCCGCTCGTGCTGGTCGTCGACCGCGTCGGTGTACTTGCGGAACTCGTCGTACCGGCGGGAGCGGGTGGAGTGCTGGAGGCGGAACACGGCCTCCGGGGTGAACAGGTGCGGCTCGCCCTCGCGGCGCCACTGGTACTCGCCGCCCACGGTCAGGCCGCGGTGGGGCTGGTGCACGCCGTCGACCGGGTGGGCGAGGGCGTGGCGAGCGGCAGTCTCCTGGGCGATGACGTCCAGGTCGATGCCGCCGATGCGCGAGACGGTGCCGGGGAACCAGGTGTCCACGAGCTCCTGGGACAGGCCCACGGCCTCGAAGATCTGGGCGCCGCGGTAGGAGGCGACGGTGGAGATGCCCATCTTGGACATGATCTTCAGGACGCCCTTGCCGAGCCCGTAGTTGAAGTTGGCGACGGCCTGCTCGGGGGTGAGGTCGCTGATCACGCCGCGCTCGACGAGCTCCTCGACGCTCTCCATGGCGAGGTAGGGGTTCACGGCGCTGGCGCCGTAGCCGATCAGCAGCGCGGCGTGGTGGACCTCGCGCACGTCCCCGGCCTCGACCACGAGCGCGGCCGCGGTGCGCCGGCCCGTGCGCACCAGGTGGTGCTGGACGGCGCTGGTGAGCAGCAGCGAGGGGATCGGGGCGAGGACCTGGTTGGTGTCGCGGTCGGAGAGGACAAGGAAGGTCGCGCCGTCGTCGATCGCGGCGACGGCCTCCTCGCAGATCTCCTTCAGGCGCGCCTCGAGCGCGGCGGTCCCGCCGCCGACGGGGTACAGGCCGCGCAGGCGGACGGTGTGGAAGTCGGCGGTGGCGGGGTGCGCGTCCACGGCCAGCAGCTGGGCGAGCTGGTCGGAGTCGATGATCGGGAAGTCCAGCGCCAGCTGGCGGGCATGCTGCGGGGTGGCGTCCAGCAGGTTCCGGGAGCGGCCGATGGTCACGCCGAGGGAGGTGACGATCTCCTCGCGCAGGGAGTCCAGCGGCGGGTTCGTGACCTGCGCGAACATCTGCGTGAAGTAGTCGAACAGGAGCCGCGGCCGGTCCGAGAGCACGGCGATGGGGGTGTCGGTGCCCATTGCGCCGATCGGCTCGGCGCCCTTGGCGGCCATGGGCGCGATCAGCACCCGCAGCTCCTCCTCGGTGTAGCCGAAGGTCTGCTGGCGGCGCAGCACCGAGGCGCGGGAGTGGGTGATGTGCTCCCGCACGGGCAGGGACGACAGCGCGACCTTCTGCTCCTTGACCCAGGTGCCGTAGGGGTGCTCGGTGGCGATGCGGTGCTTCAGCTCGTCGCTGGGCACGATCTCGCCCGCCTCGAGGTCCACCAGGAAGATCTCGCCGGGGGCGACGCGGCCGGTGCGGACCACCTCGGAGCGGGGCACGTCGATCAGGCCGGTCTCGGAGCCGAGCACCACCAGGTCGTCCTCCATCACCCAGTAGCGCAGCGGGCGCAGGCCGTTGCGGTCCAGGCGCGCACCCACCTGGGTGCCGTCGGAGAACACGACCGCGGCGGGGCCGTCCCACGGCTCCTGGAGCGCGGCGTGGTACTCGTAGAACGCCCGCAGGTCGGGGTCCATCGACTCGTCGTTCTCCCACGGCTCGGGGATGAGCATCATGAGCGCGTGGGGCAGCGAGCGGCCGGAGAGGTGCAGCAGCTCGGCCACCTCGTCCAGGCCCGCGGAGTCGGAGCCGCCGGGGGTGGAGACCGGCAGCAGGCGGGAGAAGTCCTCGCCGAACACGTCGGTCTCCATCGCGCCCTCGGCCGCGCGCAGGCGGTTGCGGTTGCCGATGACGGTGTTGATCTCGCCGTTGTGCGCGATGGTGCGGAAGGGGTGCGCGAGCGGCCAGGCCGGGAACGTGTTGGTGGAGAAGCGGGAGTGGACGATCGCCATCGCCGAGGCGAAGCGGGGGTCGCGCAGGTCCGGGTAGAACTCGTCCAGCTGCATCGGGGTGAGCATGCCCTTGTAGACCATCACCCGGGTGGAGAGGGACGGGAAGTACCCCTCGGTGCTGTGCTCGACCCGGCGGCGCACGGCGAAGGCGGCGCGCTCGAGGTCCAGGCCGGTGCGCTCCCCCGCCGCGTCGGCGAGGAAGACCTGCACGACGTCAGGGCGGACCGCCTCCGCGGAGGGGCCGACGAGGCCGTCGGTGGTGGGAACGTCGCGGGTGCCGAGCAGGACGAGGCCCTCCTCGGCGGCGATGGCCTGGAGCGCGTCGCGCACCTCGGCGCGGCCCTCGGGGGTGCGGGGCACGAAGGCGATGCCGGCGGCGTAGGCGCCCAGCGGCGGCAGGTCGAGGCCGCTGACCTCGCGCAGGAACGAGTCGGGCAGCTGGACCATGATGCCGGTGCCGTCGCCGGTGTTCTCCTCGGCGCCCACCGCGCCGCGATGGTCGAGGTTGCGCAGCGCCGTCAGGGCGTGCTCGACGATCAGGTGCTGCGGCTCGCCGCGGAGGGTCGCGATCATGGCGACGCCGCAGGAGTCCACCTCGCTCTCGGACCGGTACAGGCCCTGCGCGGCGGGGAAGGAGGAGAAGCGGGAGTTGAGGGGGAGCATGGCGCTGGCCCTTTCCTTGGGGGCGGACGGAAGAGCGGGGACGTCGGAGGCCGACGTCGTCCCGGTCCCAGGGACCGCCCCCGAGGGCGTGGCGCGATGCGACGTCTCGGGGGTGCGGTCTAGGTGCCGGGCGGGTTCTCGGTGCCGGCGGAGGGCGGGGTGCCGGACTTCTCCACCTCGTCCTCGTCGGGGCCGTTGCCCTCGGTCTGGGCGAGCAGGGTGAAGGAGCCGTCGGCCGCGACGACCTCGCCGCCGCGCTTGCGCTTGCGGTAGGTGAGGATCACGAACATCGCCACGCCCACGAGGGCCATGAGGATGGCGACGAGGGTGTGGATGCGCAGCGGGCCGACCATGAGCACGGGCTCGGAGCGGATCGCGTCGATCCAGGCGCGGCCGGTGGAGTACAGGGCGACATAGGCCCAGAACTGGCGGCCGCCGGCGAGCTGGAAGCGGTGGGCGAGCAGGAGCAGCACGGCCAGGGCCGCGAGGTTCCACAGCTGCTCGTACAGGAAGGTGGGGTGGTACGTGCCGGGCACGCAGCCGTTGATGGTCTGCCCGTTGGTGACGCAGGTGATGTCCCAGGCCCACCAGGCGTCCAGCGGCGGCCCGTACAGCTCCTGGTTGAACCAGTTGCCGAAGCGGCCCAGCACCTGGGCGATGAGCAGGGTGGGCGCGACGGTGTCGGCCAGCGCCGTGAAGGACACACCCTTGATCCGGGACATGATCCACACCGCGAGCGCGCCGCCGGCGACGCCGCCGTAGATCGCGAGCCCGCCCTGCCAGATGTACAGCACGGCGATCGGGTTGCCGTTCTCGCCGAAGAAGGGCTCCGGGGAGGTCAGGACGTGCCAGACGCGGGAGCCGACGATGCCGGCGA
This genomic interval from Brachybacterium aquaticum contains the following:
- the lgt gene encoding prolipoprotein diacylglyceryl transferase produces the protein MIPSPSVSALSLGPLTIHFYALCILAGIGVAMWWATKRWEKRGGDGDTLFDIMFVAVIAGIVGSRVWHVLTSPEPFFGENGNPIAVLYIWQGGLAIYGGVAGGALAVWIMSRIKGVSFTALADTVAPTLLIAQVLGRFGNWFNQELYGPPLDAWWAWDITCVTNGQTINGCVPGTYHPTFLYEQLWNLAALAVLLLLAHRFQLAGGRQFWAYVALYSTGRAWIDAIRSEPVLMVGPLRIHTLVAILMALVGVAMFVILTYRKRKRGGEVVAADGSFTLLAQTEGNGPDEDEVEKSGTPPSAGTENPPGT
- the gltB gene encoding glutamate synthase large subunit; this encodes MLPLNSRFSSFPAAQGLYRSESEVDSCGVAMIATLRGEPQHLIVEHALTALRNLDHRGAVGAEENTGDGTGIMVQLPDSFLREVSGLDLPPLGAYAAGIAFVPRTPEGRAEVRDALQAIAAEEGLVLLGTRDVPTTDGLVGPSAEAVRPDVVQVFLADAAGERTGLDLERAAFAVRRRVEHSTEGYFPSLSTRVMVYKGMLTPMQLDEFYPDLRDPRFASAMAIVHSRFSTNTFPAWPLAHPFRTIAHNGEINTVIGNRNRLRAAEGAMETDVFGEDFSRLLPVSTPGGSDSAGLDEVAELLHLSGRSLPHALMMLIPEPWENDESMDPDLRAFYEYHAALQEPWDGPAAVVFSDGTQVGARLDRNGLRPLRYWVMEDDLVVLGSETGLIDVPRSEVVRTGRVAPGEIFLVDLEAGEIVPSDELKHRIATEHPYGTWVKEQKVALSSLPVREHITHSRASVLRRQQTFGYTEEELRVLIAPMAAKGAEPIGAMGTDTPIAVLSDRPRLLFDYFTQMFAQVTNPPLDSLREEIVTSLGVTIGRSRNLLDATPQHARQLALDFPIIDSDQLAQLLAVDAHPATADFHTVRLRGLYPVGGGTAALEARLKEICEEAVAAIDDGATFLVLSDRDTNQVLAPIPSLLLTSAVQHHLVRTGRRTAAALVVEAGDVREVHHAALLIGYGASAVNPYLAMESVEELVERGVISDLTPEQAVANFNYGLGKGVLKIMSKMGISTVASYRGAQIFEAVGLSQELVDTWFPGTVSRIGGIDLDVIAQETAARHALAHPVDGVHQPHRGLTVGGEYQWRREGEPHLFTPEAVFRLQHSTRSRRYDEFRKYTDAVDDQHERLMTIRGLLRLRTDESTPISIEEVEPVESITRRFMTGAMSYGSISQEAHETLAIAMNRLGGMSNSGEGGEDPERVHDPERSSAIKQIASGRFGVTSEYLSFAKDIQIKIAQGAKPGEGGQLPPEKVYPWIARTRHSTPGIGLISPPPHHDIYSIEDLAQLIHDAKSANPSARIHVKLVSRFGVGTVATGVSKAHADVVLISGHDGGTGASPLNSLKHAGTPWELGLAETQQTLLLNGLRDRITVQVDGQMKTGRDVVIAALLGAEEYGFASAPLVVSGCVMMRVCHLDTCPVGVATQNPELRARYDGHADHVVTFFQFVAEQVREHLASLGLRTLDEAIGRTDLLGLREDTRSRTALGQAKREGLDLEAVLAAPTIHEGDFPRRRRGQDHGLEKAPDHPWIAAAADVIDGAAPSIRLEGSVRNVERSAGTLLGHEVTRRTDGRGLEEDAIVLDLDGTGGQSFGAFLPRGVSMHLTGDANDYVGKGLSGGIIAVGHGTGTEPSLTSAPIAGNTCAYGATSGRLLLAGAAGERFGVRNSGATLVVEGIGDHGAEYMTGGAVFVLGPTGRNLGAGMSGGTLFVLDLDESRLNPKDAAGFSITPVREEHREFVLETLRDHAARTGSDRAAALLADEDELIGRLTEVAPRAFLTITAIREDAVAQGIDPDANDVWNEIMEATHG